Proteins encoded in a region of the Paenibacillus pedocola genome:
- a CDS encoding MFS transporter, whose protein sequence is MKADIRSTPASSSKRNYILQLLTVFVGFLIFGFSENIKGPAIPRIQSDFRLDEIQLGTLLSLNSLGYLLACTFTALLIRKIGIKAVSLLAFGSMAVSGVFIFLSHSYPALSSSFFLMYIGNGMLEIGLAVLGARIFVKNTGTMMNLSHFFYGLSSTVAPLISSGLMTVTIFGHLLDWRGVYLIILMLSVLPMIPAFLGKFPGDATLTEDRIPLSSISRDPVIWLLVAVLSFGVISELAIGGWLVNFLEKAYGWRSASAAGMLSAFFLCFTLARLILGPVTDKIGFALSLILFSAFSGLCTFAAILLGESGAVLFAVAGVGIAPVYPTIMALIADRYRQGSDTAITFIVTLMGVASVLGNYFIGAITEGIKQLFSSGAEEGAGLLRGLQAGYGFIGLCALLCSMFAYLLYRHLQKKGQLL, encoded by the coding sequence TTGAAGGCTGACATCCGTTCAACACCGGCATCATCATCCAAACGCAACTACATTCTGCAGCTGCTGACCGTATTTGTCGGCTTTCTGATTTTCGGCTTTTCTGAAAATATTAAAGGGCCCGCCATTCCGCGTATCCAGAGCGATTTCCGGCTGGATGAAATACAGCTCGGGACGCTGCTGTCCCTGAACTCGCTCGGTTATCTGCTGGCCTGCACCTTCACTGCACTTTTAATCCGTAAAATCGGCATCAAGGCGGTAAGCCTGCTCGCCTTCGGCTCAATGGCTGTATCCGGCGTATTCATCTTCCTGTCGCATAGCTACCCTGCGCTATCGAGCTCTTTTTTCCTGATGTATATCGGCAACGGGATGCTGGAGATTGGCCTGGCGGTGCTCGGTGCGCGGATTTTTGTGAAAAACACCGGCACGATGATGAATCTATCCCATTTTTTCTATGGCCTTAGCTCCACCGTCGCGCCGCTGATTTCTTCCGGACTGATGACCGTCACGATATTTGGCCATTTGCTGGATTGGCGGGGCGTCTATCTGATTATTCTCATGTTATCCGTCCTTCCGATGATTCCGGCCTTTCTAGGCAAATTCCCGGGTGATGCCACGCTGACGGAGGACCGTATTCCGTTATCGTCCATCTCCCGCGATCCGGTCATCTGGCTGCTGGTCGCCGTCCTTTCCTTTGGCGTCATTTCAGAGCTGGCGATCGGCGGCTGGCTAGTTAACTTTCTGGAAAAAGCCTACGGCTGGCGTTCCGCCTCTGCTGCGGGCATGCTGTCCGCCTTTTTCCTCTGCTTCACGCTGGCCCGGCTCATTCTCGGCCCCGTGACCGACAAAATCGGCTTCGCCCTCTCGCTGATCCTCTTCTCTGCCTTCTCCGGGCTATGTACGTTCGCTGCCATCCTGCTCGGGGAATCCGGTGCCGTTCTGTTCGCCGTTGCCGGTGTCGGCATCGCGCCGGTCTACCCGACAATTATGGCGCTGATCGCCGACCGGTACCGCCAGGGCAGCGATACGGCGATTACCTTCATCGTCACCCTGATGGGTGTGGCCAGTGTGCTGGGCAACTACTTCATCGGTGCGATCACGGAAGGGATCAAGCAGCTGTTCTCCTCCGGTGCCGAGGAAGGTGCGGGACTGCTCCGCGGACTGCAGGCGGGCTACGGCTTCATCGGCCTGTGCGCCCTGCTCTGTTCAATGTTCGCTTATCTGCTGTATCGTCATTTGCAGAAGAAGGGTCAGCTGCTCTAG
- a CDS encoding ABC transporter substrate-binding protein, with amino-acid sequence MKRGLSGVVALILLTFMISACSGGNNNAASTNTSASPAATEAAASTEPKDGGSLIIGVASDPQVLNPNYAGDRISLTIDQALYAPLFQVNNGKKTFYLAESLTPSADNLTYTLKLKDGLTWHDGEKLTADDVVFTIDSILDEKQNSFLRANFLINDKPITATKVDDLTVEFKLPQVSPAFEATLVQVFPIPKHIFENEADIEKSTKNAAPVGSGPFKFKEYKAGEYLTLERFDNYFGGKPHLDSVTYRIAKDANAANLALQNGEINVQYLDPKDVATIQATNNFEILPYSEGRLAYLMFNANSDTGALAKKEVRQALSLALSRDELIQTAYTSSEYADPAKSFLTPDALYFTNDVTTFDNDAAKAKELLASAGESNLKLRYIVQSGNKAQEAISLYVQQKLKEIGVEVELQNMDSSAWVQKFIDLKATDFELALTGYIMGYDPDAYRILFTTDSSSNYSHYSNAEVDKLMNEGAGEADPAKRGEIYKQVQEIIAGDAPIYPIAYTKTVVAVSKNYGGIDEAVLKPVVIFEDLSKIYQK; translated from the coding sequence ATGAAAAGAGGGCTATCAGGGGTTGTCGCTTTAATATTGTTAACATTTATGATCAGTGCATGCTCCGGGGGGAACAACAACGCAGCATCTACTAATACAAGTGCTTCGCCAGCAGCTACTGAAGCAGCTGCCAGCACAGAGCCGAAGGACGGCGGGAGCCTGATTATCGGAGTCGCTTCCGATCCGCAGGTGCTTAATCCGAACTACGCGGGTGACCGTATCAGCCTGACAATTGACCAGGCACTCTACGCACCGCTCTTCCAAGTGAACAATGGTAAGAAAACATTCTATCTGGCAGAGAGCCTCACGCCTTCGGCCGACAATCTTACCTACACACTGAAGCTAAAAGACGGCCTTACCTGGCATGATGGTGAGAAGCTGACGGCAGATGACGTTGTGTTCACGATCGACAGCATTTTAGACGAGAAGCAGAACAGCTTCCTGCGCGCTAACTTCCTGATTAATGACAAGCCGATTACGGCCACTAAAGTGGATGATCTGACTGTAGAATTCAAGCTTCCGCAGGTCAGCCCGGCATTCGAAGCTACGCTGGTGCAGGTGTTCCCGATTCCGAAGCATATCTTTGAGAATGAAGCCGACATTGAGAAGAGCACCAAGAATGCTGCTCCTGTAGGTTCCGGTCCGTTCAAATTCAAAGAATACAAAGCAGGCGAGTATCTGACCCTGGAAAGATTCGATAACTACTTCGGCGGCAAGCCTCACCTGGATTCGGTAACCTACCGGATTGCCAAGGATGCCAACGCTGCTAACCTTGCCCTGCAGAACGGCGAGATCAACGTGCAGTACCTCGATCCGAAGGATGTAGCGACGATTCAGGCTACGAATAACTTCGAAATTCTGCCTTACAGCGAAGGCCGTCTGGCTTATCTGATGTTCAATGCGAACAGCGATACCGGCGCCTTGGCTAAAAAAGAAGTCCGTCAAGCCCTGTCCCTGGCCCTTAGCCGTGATGAACTGATCCAGACGGCGTACACATCCAGTGAATATGCGGATCCGGCGAAGTCCTTCCTGACTCCTGATGCCTTGTACTTCACGAATGATGTAACTACTTTTGACAATGACGCTGCTAAAGCGAAGGAACTGCTGGCATCCGCCGGAGAGAGCAACCTGAAGCTGAGATATATTGTACAGAGCGGTAACAAAGCGCAGGAAGCGATCTCCCTGTATGTGCAGCAGAAGCTGAAAGAAATCGGTGTTGAAGTGGAACTGCAGAACATGGATTCCTCCGCTTGGGTACAGAAGTTCATCGACCTGAAGGCTACTGATTTTGAGCTTGCACTTACTGGTTATATCATGGGATATGATCCGGATGCTTACCGTATCCTCTTCACTACAGACAGCTCTTCTAACTATTCGCATTATTCCAACGCTGAGGTTGATAAGCTGATGAACGAAGGCGCCGGCGAAGCGGATCCTGCCAAACGCGGTGAAATCTACAAGCAGGTCCAGGAAATTATCGCTGGTGATGCACCAATCTATCCTATCGCTTATACTAAAACTGTCGTAGCCGTCTCCAAAAACTACGGCGGTATTGATGAAGCCGTTCTGAAGCCTGTTGTTATTTTTGAAGATTTGTCGAAGATCTACCAGAAATAA
- a CDS encoding ABC transporter permease — protein MRQLIVRRLLQTIPMLFFVSVVCFAMIKLAPGDPVLSFVTPNMHAEDIERIRHNLGLDKPAYIQYFIWIKEMVQGNFGYSLVNHQPVLGQILERLPATAGLMGSAILLAVLLAIPLGLIAGANRNRWLDKLINFISYIGISVPLFWLAILLMYLFAIKLHLLPSMGMRTIGVESAADVLKHGILPCSVLAFGFLASYVRYIRSSTIGQLKEEYVQIQYAFGSRKSTILFRHVLKHVLLPVITLLGMSMGDLVAGAIVTETVFSWPGIGSLGMTAVRGMDYPVIMGITLFSSLMLIIGNLAADILYSFVDPRIKLKG, from the coding sequence ATGAGACAACTCATCGTCCGTAGACTGCTGCAAACCATACCGATGCTGTTCTTCGTGTCGGTGGTCTGCTTTGCAATGATTAAGCTGGCCCCGGGGGACCCGGTGCTGTCCTTCGTCACGCCGAATATGCATGCAGAAGATATCGAGCGGATCCGTCATAATCTGGGACTGGATAAGCCGGCCTATATTCAATATTTCATCTGGATCAAAGAAATGGTACAGGGGAATTTCGGCTACTCCCTGGTCAATCACCAGCCTGTACTGGGGCAGATTCTGGAGCGTCTGCCGGCCACAGCCGGGCTGATGGGCAGTGCCATCCTGCTGGCTGTATTGCTGGCGATTCCGCTGGGTCTGATTGCCGGAGCGAACCGCAACCGCTGGCTGGATAAGCTGATCAATTTCATTTCCTACATCGGGATTTCCGTGCCGTTATTCTGGCTGGCGATCCTGCTGATGTATTTGTTCGCCATTAAGCTGCATCTGCTGCCAAGTATGGGCATGCGCACAATTGGTGTGGAATCGGCCGCCGATGTACTGAAGCATGGCATCTTGCCCTGCTCTGTGCTGGCTTTCGGTTTCCTGGCCAGCTATGTGCGCTATATCCGCTCCAGCACCATCGGGCAGCTCAAAGAGGAATATGTACAGATTCAATACGCTTTTGGCTCCCGGAAGTCAACGATTCTGTTCCGCCATGTGCTGAAGCATGTGCTGCTCCCGGTCATTACGCTACTTGGCATGTCCATGGGCGATCTGGTGGCGGGTGCAATTGTGACCGAGACGGTCTTCTCCTGGCCGGGTATCGGCTCACTGGGGATGACAGCGGTCCGGGGTATGGATTATCCGGTCATTATGGGGATTACGCTGTTCTCGTCCCTCATGCTGATCATCGGCAATCTGGCCGCGGATATTCTCTACAGCTTCGTAGATCCGCGTATCAAATTAAAGGGGTGA
- a CDS encoding glycosyltransferase: MSETKTRVLVGSPIHQKPQILQEFLNSLLRLRRDGVTLDFYFIDDNEDDAASALLRQFAPEGSEVFHQSSGFHDAYIRNDTTHFWNSDLVWKVAGFKNLMIRRAEAFGYDHLFLIDSDLILHPDTLLHLIRTEKDIISEIFWTQWQPGTLLQPQVWMHDEYNQWEILPGEKVGPEEINRRFQLFLSRLQQPGIYEVGGLGACTLISRRAIESGVSYDRIPNISFWGEDRHFCIRAAALGIPLYVDTHYPALHLYRDSDLAKVTDYIRITTVELAAGGSESGTADIAGVTAEPLHRPDPEPASALWSAAEAENRLHKDPPSQAGKSPDPAKTAASSAAAKRPKLTLMMAVKNEAPRFLRTVLQEHRKYIDEAVIIDDGSTDDSADICREVLQGIPLHLVRNSVSRFSNEAELRKQLWEEVVKTNPEWILSLDADEIFEARFAQDIEILLQEDNCDLFCFRLYDFWDDHHYREDMYWRSHQSYRPFLLRYREDFTYVWNDSPQHCGRLPENIFELSHQLSNLRLKHLGWSRPEYRLDKYKRYMQLDPEGVYGWMEQYQSILDQHPKLVPWTE; the protein is encoded by the coding sequence ATGAGCGAGACTAAGACCCGGGTGCTGGTTGGCAGCCCGATTCACCAAAAACCGCAAATCCTGCAAGAATTCCTGAATTCACTGCTGCGCCTGCGGCGTGACGGAGTGACGCTGGATTTCTATTTTATCGATGACAATGAGGATGATGCCGCAAGTGCGCTGCTCCGGCAATTCGCCCCGGAAGGCAGTGAGGTCTTCCACCAGTCCTCCGGCTTCCATGATGCGTATATCCGCAATGATACCACTCATTTCTGGAATTCCGACCTGGTCTGGAAAGTGGCCGGCTTCAAAAATCTGATGATCCGCCGGGCAGAGGCCTTCGGCTATGATCATCTGTTCCTGATTGATTCCGATCTGATCCTCCATCCTGATACGCTGTTACATCTGATCCGGACAGAGAAGGATATCATTTCGGAGATATTCTGGACCCAGTGGCAGCCCGGCACCCTACTGCAACCGCAGGTCTGGATGCATGATGAGTATAACCAGTGGGAGATTCTCCCCGGGGAAAAGGTAGGGCCGGAGGAAATCAACCGCCGATTCCAACTATTCCTGTCCAGGCTCCAGCAGCCGGGAATTTATGAAGTAGGCGGCCTTGGCGCCTGCACCCTGATCAGCCGCCGGGCCATCGAGTCCGGAGTCAGCTATGACAGGATCCCGAATATTTCCTTCTGGGGAGAAGACCGCCACTTCTGCATCCGTGCTGCTGCCCTGGGGATCCCGCTTTATGTGGATACTCATTATCCGGCCCTGCATCTGTACCGGGACAGTGACCTGGCCAAGGTCACAGACTACATCCGGATCACAACCGTCGAGCTGGCGGCGGGCGGATCTGAGTCCGGGACGGCAGACATTGCCGGGGTAACGGCAGAGCCGCTTCACCGGCCGGATCCGGAGCCTGCTTCCGCCTTATGGTCGGCGGCGGAAGCGGAGAACCGCCTTCATAAAGATCCGCCGTCCCAGGCGGGGAAGTCCCCTGATCCCGCTAAGACGGCTGCATCGTCTGCGGCAGCAAAGCGGCCCAAGCTCACGCTGATGATGGCCGTCAAGAACGAGGCTCCGCGCTTCCTGCGGACAGTACTGCAGGAGCACCGCAAATACATTGACGAAGCTGTCATTATTGATGACGGCAGCACTGATGATTCAGCGGACATTTGCCGGGAAGTTCTTCAGGGCATTCCGCTTCATCTTGTGCGCAATTCTGTCTCCAGGTTCAGCAATGAAGCCGAGCTACGCAAGCAGCTGTGGGAAGAGGTCGTCAAAACAAACCCCGAGTGGATTCTGAGCCTGGATGCGGATGAAATTTTCGAGGCACGTTTCGCCCAGGATATAGAGATTCTGCTGCAGGAGGACAACTGTGACCTGTTCTGCTTCCGGCTGTACGATTTCTGGGACGACCATCATTACCGTGAAGACATGTACTGGCGCTCCCACCAGAGCTACCGCCCGTTTCTGCTCCGCTACCGGGAGGATTTCACCTATGTCTGGAATGACTCACCGCAGCACTGCGGACGGCTCCCGGAGAATATTTTTGAACTGTCCCATCAGCTCAGCAATCTGCGGCTCAAGCATCTCGGCTGGTCCCGGCCGGAATACCGGCTCGATAAATATAAGCGCTATATGCAGCTGGACCCCGAGGGCGTCTACGGATGGATGGAGCAATATCAGTCGATTCTCGACCAGCACCCCAAGCTGGTTCCTTGGACGGAGTGA
- a CDS encoding ABC transporter permease, which yields MNRSKWINLKSELFTNGLGVAALAILVVFTLGSIFAFLSGYDPNAMDAMARLTPPGAGHWFGTDDYGRDYMARALYGGRVSLLVGFASMIVATIIGVAVGVVSGYFGGWLDNLLMRMLDIIMSIPSFLILLLLSVFLKPSVGNIILIIALLMWMTVARVIRAETMTIKEREYVLYAKASGQSASGIIWRHILPGLVPVIIVGATNNIASAIMMESSLSFLGFGVQPPNATWGSMLNSAQGYIAQAPYLALFPGLMILLTVLSFNVLGDILRVGFEPKLIKR from the coding sequence ATGAATCGCAGTAAATGGATAAATTTAAAATCAGAGCTGTTTACGAACGGTCTGGGTGTCGCCGCTCTTGCTATTCTGGTGGTCTTTACGCTGGGCTCCATATTTGCTTTCTTGTCCGGCTATGACCCTAACGCGATGGATGCCATGGCCAGACTTACACCCCCCGGGGCGGGCCACTGGTTCGGAACGGATGACTATGGCCGGGACTATATGGCCCGGGCGCTGTACGGCGGGCGTGTCTCCCTGCTGGTCGGCTTTGCTTCCATGATCGTGGCCACCATTATCGGGGTTGCTGTCGGTGTCGTCAGCGGCTATTTCGGCGGCTGGCTGGATAATCTGCTGATGCGGATGCTGGACATCATCATGTCGATTCCGTCCTTTTTGATCCTGCTGCTGCTCAGTGTATTCCTTAAGCCGAGCGTCGGCAATATCATTCTGATTATAGCCCTGCTGATGTGGATGACGGTGGCCCGGGTCATCCGGGCGGAGACGATGACCATCAAGGAGCGCGAATACGTGCTGTACGCCAAAGCCTCCGGCCAGAGCGCGTCCGGCATTATCTGGCGGCATATTCTTCCCGGGCTGGTGCCGGTCATTATCGTAGGAGCAACCAACAACATCGCTTCAGCTATTATGATGGAATCCTCGCTCAGCTTCCTCGGCTTCGGCGTACAGCCGCCGAATGCCACCTGGGGCAGTATGCTGAATAGCGCGCAGGGCTACATTGCCCAGGCGCCTTATCTGGCACTATTCCCGGGTCTGATGATTCTGCTGACTGTGCTAAGCTTTAACGTGCTGGGTGATATTTTGCGGGTCGGCTTTGAACCTAAGCTGATCAAGAGATAG
- a CDS encoding ABC transporter ATP-binding protein — protein sequence MTERLLSVENLQVSFATRDGENQAVRGVNFHINAGETVGIVGESGSGKSVTAKAIMSLITPPGRITSGRMEFRGRDLTGLSEKEWRKLRGNVMAMVFQDPMTSLNPVKKIGQQLTEVIRRHRGLNKEAAYKEAAEMLRQVGIRDPEQRLAQYPHEFSGGMRQRVMIAMALSCQPELLIADEPTTALDATIQAQILDLFKELKGKSDTAVALITHDLGVVAQVCTRVIVMYGGLIMEEGTVEDIFYRPQHPYTQGLLRSIPKRGGGSRERLIPIEGTPPDLLNPPPGCPFMERCPHAFARCSERPPVTELSPGHRSMCWLADGAGQQAAAVAEGGLSGE from the coding sequence ATGACTGAGCGGCTGCTATCTGTTGAGAATTTACAAGTATCGTTCGCTACCCGTGACGGGGAGAACCAGGCGGTCCGGGGCGTCAACTTTCATATTAATGCCGGTGAGACCGTAGGGATTGTCGGGGAATCCGGCAGCGGCAAAAGCGTTACCGCCAAGGCAATCATGTCGCTGATTACCCCTCCGGGACGGATCACCTCCGGAAGGATGGAGTTTCGCGGCAGGGATCTGACCGGACTTTCGGAAAAAGAGTGGCGGAAGCTGCGCGGCAACGTGATGGCTATGGTCTTTCAGGACCCGATGACCTCGCTGAATCCGGTCAAAAAAATCGGGCAGCAATTAACGGAAGTGATCCGCAGACACCGCGGATTAAATAAAGAAGCAGCCTACAAGGAAGCGGCTGAAATGCTGCGCCAGGTAGGTATCCGTGATCCGGAGCAGCGTCTTGCGCAGTATCCGCATGAATTCAGCGGCGGGATGCGCCAGCGGGTAATGATCGCGATGGCGCTCTCCTGCCAGCCGGAGCTGCTGATTGCCGATGAGCCGACTACGGCGCTGGATGCTACCATCCAGGCACAGATTCTTGACCTGTTCAAAGAGCTGAAAGGCAAGTCGGATACGGCAGTTGCGCTAATCACACATGACCTCGGGGTGGTGGCTCAGGTCTGCACCCGGGTCATTGTGATGTACGGCGGGCTGATTATGGAGGAAGGAACGGTAGAGGATATTTTCTACCGTCCGCAGCATCCATACACCCAAGGGCTGCTGCGCTCGATTCCGAAGCGCGGCGGAGGTTCGCGTGAGCGGCTGATCCCGATCGAGGGTACGCCGCCCGATCTGCTGAATCCGCCGCCGGGCTGCCCGTTTATGGAGCGCTGCCCGCATGCCTTTGCCCGCTGCAGCGAACGTCCGCCGGTAACAGAGCTGTCCCCGGGACACCGCTCGATGTGCTGGCTGGCTGATGGTGCAGGGCAGCAGGCGGCAGCTGTCGCAGAAGGAGGGTTATCCGGTGAGTGA
- a CDS encoding SDR family oxidoreductase, translating to MSKIICITGASSGIGLATALKFAREGWTVYAGTRNLARDHELYREETNLHFVHLEVTDPDSIQLVIDEIEREHGSLDVLFANAGFGYLRALGQAPVEDIQRVFDTNVYGVMHTIRAALPLLRKSGYAHIVATSSVGGLVGQPMNEIYCASKFAVEGLLESLATYYKPQFNIDVTLLEAGAIATEFNKTVLGHVAGTGGILDDEYKPVIDAYTATFLQRNVEPQTAESVADVMWELVHMETKPVRIRTSERAEAFVSRKVSNDPTGLEGVLSTRKIQLNMQ from the coding sequence ATGAGCAAAATCATCTGCATTACCGGCGCCTCTTCCGGAATCGGACTGGCTACGGCTTTGAAATTCGCCCGTGAAGGCTGGACTGTATACGCCGGCACGCGGAATCTGGCCCGCGACCATGAGCTGTACCGCGAAGAGACCAATCTGCATTTCGTCCATCTCGAAGTCACAGATCCGGACAGCATCCAGCTTGTGATTGACGAGATTGAGCGTGAGCACGGCTCTCTGGATGTGCTGTTCGCAAATGCCGGCTTCGGCTACCTCCGCGCACTTGGACAAGCGCCGGTGGAAGATATTCAGCGTGTCTTCGACACCAACGTATACGGTGTAATGCATACGATCCGGGCCGCACTTCCGCTGCTGCGCAAGAGCGGATACGCTCATATTGTAGCCACTTCAAGTGTAGGCGGACTTGTCGGACAGCCGATGAATGAAATATACTGCGCCAGCAAATTTGCGGTGGAAGGCCTGCTGGAAAGTCTGGCTACCTATTACAAACCGCAATTCAACATCGACGTAACTTTGCTGGAGGCAGGGGCGATTGCCACAGAATTCAACAAAACCGTGCTGGGGCATGTAGCCGGCACCGGCGGGATTCTGGACGACGAATATAAGCCGGTAATTGATGCTTACACCGCAACCTTTCTGCAGCGGAATGTAGAGCCCCAGACGGCAGAGTCCGTAGCCGACGTTATGTGGGAACTGGTGCATATGGAGACCAAGCCGGTGCGTATCCGCACCTCGGAGCGGGCTGAAGCCTTTGTATCCCGCAAAGTAAGTAACGACCCTACCGGCCTGGAAGGCGTACTCAGCACCCGCAAAATTCAGCTTAATATGCAGTAA
- a CDS encoding AI-2E family transporter — protein sequence MEVFKRYYANLTIRRFGILVLIGLLLYSIRDMLNLVLLTFLIAYVMNSFQVLLTKRISKYIRVNSKVIIIVLYLALITMIVLALVKYLPKVFEQIKQLTTFLSNLTPEDIPQNQITQYLFVTLKDLNYQSYLKGGIDYVFKISNWGTTFVLSTILSFVFILEKGRIVSFTSRLRESKISWFYVELEYFGKKFISSFGKVIEAQILIALFNTVFTVIGLWILGMFFSPFPYLFALSIMIFLLSLIPVVGFVISLVPLCIIGYNIGGLEVVIYVLAMIAVLHFMEGYFLNPKLMSSKMNLPMFYTFIVLLFSEHYIGVWGLILGIPIFVFFLDILEISRNEPGK from the coding sequence ATGGAAGTATTTAAACGTTATTACGCAAATTTAACGATCCGGCGCTTTGGAATTCTGGTGTTGATCGGACTTCTGCTCTACAGTATCAGAGACATGCTGAATTTAGTGCTCCTGACATTTTTGATTGCTTACGTGATGAACAGTTTTCAGGTTCTGCTGACGAAGCGGATCAGCAAGTATATCCGGGTAAACAGCAAGGTCATTATTATCGTGTTGTACCTGGCCCTTATCACCATGATTGTACTTGCCCTGGTAAAATACCTGCCCAAAGTGTTCGAGCAAATTAAGCAGTTAACCACCTTTTTATCGAATTTAACTCCTGAAGACATCCCGCAAAACCAGATTACCCAGTACTTATTCGTTACGCTCAAGGATTTGAATTATCAGTCTTATCTCAAGGGCGGAATTGACTATGTGTTCAAAATCAGCAACTGGGGCACCACCTTCGTATTATCCACCATTCTGAGCTTTGTTTTCATCCTGGAAAAGGGCCGCATCGTCAGCTTCACTTCCCGCCTGAGAGAGAGCAAGATATCCTGGTTCTACGTTGAGCTTGAGTATTTCGGCAAAAAATTCATTTCCTCCTTTGGCAAAGTCATTGAGGCGCAGATTCTGATCGCACTGTTCAATACCGTGTTCACCGTTATAGGGCTGTGGATTCTGGGCATGTTCTTCTCACCGTTCCCTTACCTGTTTGCGCTTTCTATCATGATTTTCCTGCTCAGCCTGATTCCGGTAGTCGGCTTTGTCATCTCGCTGGTTCCGCTTTGTATTATCGGCTATAATATCGGCGGGCTGGAAGTGGTCATCTATGTACTAGCTATGATCGCCGTGCTGCACTTTATGGAGGGTTATTTCCTGAATCCGAAGCTGATGTCCTCGAAGATGAACCTGCCGATGTTCTATACCTTCATCGTTTTGCTGTTCTCCGAGCACTATATTGGCGTATGGGGACTTATTCTCGGGATTCCGATCTTTGTATTCTTCTTGGATATCCTTGAAATTTCCCGCAATGAACCCGGGAAGTAA
- a CDS encoding ABC transporter ATP-binding protein has product MVQGSRRQLSQKEGYPVSESSILVDVNNLKKHFSKGKDLRGRDTAVLKAVDGVSFQIRRGETFGLVGESGSGKSTVGRCLLRLYDYTAGEVSFDGQPLGALGEKQLKPFRRRIQSIFQDPYSSLNPSLNVLELISEPMKIHGVYQGEERKEAVAALLEKVGLKREHLYRFPHEFSGGQRQRISIARALSVRPEFVVCDEPISALDVSVQAQVVNMLEDLQAEFGLTYLFIAHDLSMVRHISDRIGVMYGGRLVEVAESDELYDNPLHPYTKALLSSILETDPLKANQRIHLDGFSVTRGEGEAAQLQEVTPGHFVAYDFKE; this is encoded by the coding sequence ATGGTGCAGGGCAGCAGGCGGCAGCTGTCGCAGAAGGAGGGTTATCCGGTGAGTGAGAGCAGTATCTTAGTAGATGTTAATAATCTCAAGAAGCACTTCTCCAAGGGCAAGGATCTGCGCGGGCGTGACACTGCTGTCCTTAAAGCGGTGGATGGCGTCAGCTTCCAGATCCGCCGCGGCGAAACCTTCGGGCTGGTTGGTGAATCGGGAAGCGGGAAATCTACGGTGGGGCGCTGTTTGCTGCGGCTGTACGATTACACCGCTGGTGAAGTATCATTTGACGGGCAACCGCTCGGGGCCTTAGGCGAGAAGCAGCTTAAGCCTTTCCGCAGACGGATTCAATCCATCTTCCAGGACCCGTATTCCTCGCTGAATCCCAGCCTGAATGTGCTGGAGCTGATCAGCGAGCCGATGAAGATCCATGGTGTGTATCAGGGAGAGGAACGCAAGGAAGCAGTGGCTGCACTGCTGGAGAAAGTAGGTCTGAAGCGGGAGCACCTGTACCGCTTCCCCCATGAGTTCAGCGGCGGCCAGCGGCAGCGGATTTCCATCGCCAGAGCGCTGTCGGTAAGGCCGGAGTTTGTGGTCTGCGATGAGCCGATTTCAGCGCTCGACGTGTCCGTTCAGGCACAGGTAGTCAATATGCTGGAGGATCTGCAGGCGGAGTTCGGCTTGACGTATCTGTTCATTGCCCATGACCTGTCGATGGTCCGGCATATTTCCGACCGGATCGGCGTAATGTACGGCGGGCGTCTGGTGGAAGTGGCTGAGAGTGATGAGCTGTATGACAATCCGCTGCATCCGTATACGAAGGCGCTGCTATCCTCTATTCTGGAGACAGATCCGCTCAAGGCGAATCAGCGCATCCATCTGGACGGCTTCTCCGTCACGCGCGGTGAAGGTGAGGCAGCGCAGCTGCAAGAGGTAACTCCGGGCCACTTCGTGGCTTATGATTTCAAGGAATAA